In a genomic window of Microterricola viridarii:
- a CDS encoding NAD-dependent succinate-semialdehyde dehydrogenase, producing MTAATATLAPHEADLLARVPSGLYINGTWQDGAGAPIDVTDPATGEVIKTIANADAADGIRALDAAVAAQDAWAATAPRARGEILRRAFDLLQERKEEFALLMTMEMGKPIAEARGEVAYGGEFLRWFSEEAPRISGRYGQNPEGTGHMVISQRPVGPCFLITPWNFPLAMATRKIAPALAAGCTVVIKPATLTPLTTLFFAQLLEDAGVPAGVVNVITTSTSGAVSSPIIADPRLRKLSFTGSTGVGQALIREAAQGVLRTSMELGGNAPFVVFEDADLDKAVEGAMLAKFRNIGQACTAANRFIVHESIASEFAARVAERVRGLTLGRGTEDGVNIGPLVSEKAVSDTDALVQDAIERGAELLAGGKRPEGAGSFYEPTVLADVQPGSDILREEIFGPVVGIVTFSTEDEAVRLANSTEYGLISYVFTEELARGHRMIEKLDTGMMGLNTGLVSNAAAPFGGVKQSGLGREGGLEGIHEYLSTKYTLIPAS from the coding sequence ATGACCGCAGCAACCGCCACCCTGGCCCCGCACGAGGCCGACCTGCTCGCTCGCGTCCCCAGCGGCCTGTACATCAACGGCACCTGGCAGGACGGCGCCGGCGCGCCGATCGACGTGACCGACCCGGCCACCGGCGAGGTCATCAAGACGATTGCCAACGCGGACGCCGCCGACGGCATCCGGGCCCTGGACGCGGCCGTCGCCGCGCAGGACGCCTGGGCCGCCACCGCTCCGCGTGCGCGCGGCGAGATCCTGCGCCGCGCCTTCGACCTGCTGCAGGAGCGCAAGGAGGAGTTCGCGCTGCTGATGACCATGGAGATGGGCAAGCCGATCGCCGAGGCCCGCGGGGAGGTCGCCTACGGCGGCGAGTTCCTGCGCTGGTTCAGCGAGGAGGCCCCGCGCATCAGCGGCCGCTACGGCCAGAACCCCGAGGGCACCGGCCACATGGTCATCTCGCAGCGCCCGGTCGGACCCTGCTTCCTGATCACCCCGTGGAACTTCCCGCTCGCCATGGCCACCCGCAAGATCGCCCCGGCGCTGGCCGCCGGCTGCACGGTCGTCATCAAGCCGGCCACGCTCACCCCGCTGACCACGCTCTTCTTCGCACAGCTGCTCGAGGACGCCGGCGTCCCGGCCGGTGTCGTCAACGTCATCACCACCTCGACTTCCGGCGCCGTCTCCAGCCCGATCATCGCCGACCCGCGGCTGCGCAAGCTCAGCTTCACCGGCTCGACGGGCGTCGGCCAGGCCCTCATCCGCGAGGCGGCCCAGGGCGTGCTACGCACCTCGATGGAGCTCGGCGGCAACGCGCCGTTCGTGGTGTTCGAGGATGCCGACCTGGACAAGGCCGTCGAGGGCGCCATGCTGGCGAAGTTCCGCAACATCGGCCAGGCCTGCACCGCGGCCAACCGGTTCATCGTGCACGAGTCCATCGCGAGCGAGTTCGCCGCCCGTGTCGCCGAGCGCGTGCGCGGGCTCACCCTGGGCCGCGGCACCGAGGACGGGGTGAACATCGGCCCGCTCGTGAGCGAGAAGGCCGTCTCCGACACCGACGCCCTCGTGCAGGACGCCATCGAGCGTGGCGCAGAGCTGCTGGCCGGCGGCAAGCGCCCGGAGGGTGCCGGATCGTTCTACGAGCCGACCGTCCTCGCCGACGTGCAGCCCGGCAGCGACATCCTGCGCGAGGAGATCTTCGGCCCGGTCGTCGGCATCGTGACCTTCTCCACCGAGGACGAGGCCGTGCGCCTGGCCAACTCCACCGAGTACGGTCTGATCAGCTACGTGTTCACCGAGGAGCTGGCCCGCGGCCACCGAATGATCGAAAAGCTTGACACCGGCATGATGGGGCTCAACACTGGCCTTGTCTCCAACGCCGCGGCACCCTTCGGCGGCGTCAAGCAGTCCGGGCTCGGGCGAGAGGGCGGCCTCGAGGGCATCCACGAGTACCTCTCCACCAAGTACACTCTGATCCCCGCCTCCTAA
- a CDS encoding flavin monoamine oxidase family protein: MTAIERDVVIIGAGPSGLTAANELTKAGLTVAVLEARDRVGGRTWTDHFDGHMIEIGGQWVSPDQDALLDTLAELGLETYSRYREGENVYIDKDGEKRLFTGDIFPVKPETEAELIRLIDELDVIVAEIDAEKPWAHPRAEEYDSITFKHWLEEATADQEARDNISLYIGAAMITKPDHAFSFLQALLMAASAGSFTHLVDADFILDKRVVGGMQGVSIALAERLGDDVHLGQPVRTLRWSEDGVVAITASGLEVHAKRAILAVPPVLFSRISYEPPLPRHQHQLHQHLSMGFVIKVHAVYETPFWREAGLSGTAFSPYELSHEAYDNTNHDDPFGTLVGFVSDRNADGVFELSAEERKARILESLSHYYGEQAKNPVFYYESDWGSEEWTRGAYAASFDMGGLSRYGADQRTPVGPISFSCSDFAGAGYQHVDGAIRVGRETAAAIAAELKG, from the coding sequence ATGACCGCCATTGAACGTGATGTCGTCATCATCGGAGCAGGCCCCTCTGGCCTCACCGCAGCCAACGAACTCACCAAGGCCGGCCTCACGGTGGCCGTTCTCGAGGCCCGCGACCGCGTGGGCGGCCGCACCTGGACCGACCACTTCGATGGCCACATGATCGAGATCGGCGGCCAGTGGGTCTCGCCCGACCAGGACGCGCTGCTCGACACCCTCGCCGAGCTCGGCCTGGAGACGTACTCCCGCTACCGCGAGGGCGAGAACGTCTACATCGACAAGGACGGCGAGAAGCGCCTGTTCACCGGCGACATCTTCCCCGTCAAGCCGGAGACCGAGGCCGAGCTGATCCGCCTCATCGATGAGCTCGACGTCATCGTCGCCGAGATCGACGCCGAGAAGCCGTGGGCCCACCCGCGTGCGGAGGAGTACGACTCGATCACCTTCAAGCACTGGCTCGAGGAGGCGACGGCCGACCAGGAGGCGCGCGACAACATCTCGCTGTACATCGGCGCGGCGATGATCACCAAGCCGGACCACGCGTTCTCGTTCCTGCAGGCACTGTTGATGGCGGCATCCGCCGGCAGCTTCACCCACCTCGTCGACGCCGACTTCATCCTCGACAAGCGCGTCGTCGGCGGCATGCAGGGCGTCTCGATCGCCCTCGCCGAGCGCCTCGGCGACGACGTGCACCTCGGCCAGCCGGTGCGCACCCTGCGCTGGAGCGAGGACGGCGTCGTGGCCATCACCGCCAGCGGCCTGGAGGTGCACGCCAAGCGCGCCATCCTCGCCGTCCCGCCGGTGCTGTTCAGCCGCATCTCCTACGAGCCGCCGCTGCCGCGCCACCAGCACCAGCTGCACCAGCACCTCTCGATGGGCTTCGTCATCAAGGTGCACGCCGTCTACGAGACGCCGTTCTGGCGCGAGGCCGGCCTCTCCGGCACCGCGTTCAGCCCGTACGAGCTCTCGCACGAGGCCTACGACAACACCAACCACGACGACCCGTTCGGCACCCTGGTCGGCTTCGTCTCCGACCGCAACGCCGACGGCGTCTTCGAGCTGAGCGCCGAGGAGCGCAAGGCCCGCATCCTCGAGTCGCTCTCGCACTACTACGGTGAGCAGGCCAAGAACCCGGTGTTCTACTACGAGAGCGACTGGGGCAGCGAGGAGTGGACCCGCGGTGCATACGCGGCCAGCTTCGACATGGGCGGCCTCTCCCGCTACGGCGCCGACCAGCGCACGCCGGTCGGCCCGATCTCCTTCTCCTGCAGTGACTTCGCAGGAGCCGGTTACCAGCACGTCGACGGCGCGATCCGCGTCGGCCGCGAGACAGCAGCGGCCATCGCCGCAGAGCTCAAGGGCTGA